A DNA window from Candidatus Atribacteria bacterium contains the following coding sequences:
- a CDS encoding radical SAM protein, giving the protein MDNIIGLLKSLKKTPQLLKVDLRTNLFLLKYFGKFKIKKINNDYILHSHLPPINSPAYTKFVNQHLVKNIAGPSHAQIGLTNACPQKCSYCYNKIRSGKVMDNDTIINCINGLGKMGVAWLGLTGGEPLLNKNIVEIIDRTDKDIAIKLFTTGCTLTPQKALEMKKAGLTYASISLDSSKEEAHDHTRGYKNAFKEALRGIEIFLNAGLHTSISAVLTKEMMNQERILEFLGFLENLGVHEAWLSEVKPSSEYFWHNEFVISRDEIDFLIKIQDQYNKKDGMTVNYLAHFEHGSHFGCNAGVKMLYIDAFGEVSPCVFVPVTFGNVRDMPLPEIFDTMTKHFKPDRECFMNKNYPVIKKHYRNISPIPTEDALAILEEIQHTGIPDFNRIHGDKS; this is encoded by the coding sequence ATGGATAATATAATAGGACTCTTAAAAAGTCTAAAAAAAACACCGCAATTACTTAAGGTAGATCTAAGGACAAATTTATTTTTACTGAAGTATTTCGGAAAATTCAAGATAAAAAAAATAAATAACGATTATATACTACACTCGCATCTTCCGCCGATCAACAGCCCCGCATATACAAAATTTGTTAACCAACACCTGGTCAAAAATATTGCAGGACCTTCCCATGCCCAGATCGGGCTGACCAATGCCTGCCCGCAGAAATGCTCTTACTGCTATAACAAGATACGATCCGGCAAAGTCATGGACAATGATACCATCATCAATTGTATCAATGGGCTCGGTAAGATGGGTGTTGCCTGGCTTGGGCTTACGGGAGGCGAACCACTTCTGAATAAAAACATCGTTGAGATAATAGATCGAACGGACAAAGATATCGCCATAAAGTTGTTTACTACCGGATGCACACTTACACCGCAAAAAGCTCTGGAGATGAAAAAAGCCGGGTTGACCTATGCTTCCATAAGCCTGGACAGCAGCAAGGAAGAAGCTCATGACCATACCCGTGGGTATAAAAATGCATTTAAGGAGGCATTACGCGGAATCGAAATTTTTCTAAATGCTGGCCTTCACACCAGTATCTCAGCGGTGCTGACCAAGGAAATGATGAACCAGGAACGCATATTGGAGTTCCTTGGGTTTCTGGAGAATCTCGGCGTTCATGAAGCCTGGCTCAGTGAGGTAAAACCGTCGTCCGAATATTTCTGGCATAATGAGTTCGTGATCAGCCGCGATGAAATTGATTTTTTAATTAAAATACAGGATCAATATAATAAAAAAGACGGAATGACGGTCAATTACCTTGCTCATTTTGAACACGGTAGTCATTTCGGATGTAACGCTGGTGTCAAAATGCTCTACATTGACGCCTTCGGAGAAGTCAGCCCTTGCGTCTTTGTACCCGTGACCTTCGGGAATGTCAGGGACATGCCACTCCCGGAGATTTTTGACACAATGACAAAACACTTCAAACCCGACAGGGAATGCTTTATGAACAAAAATTATCCGGTCATAAAAAAGCACTACCGGAATATTTCCCCCATACCGACCGAAGACGCGCTCGCCATCCTTGAGGAGATCCAGCATACAGGAATTCCGGATTTTAACAGGATACATGGAGATAAATCATGA
- a CDS encoding GMC family oxidoreductase — MKKVIIIGSGAGGATVAKELQGKFQVTLIEAGGSFKPFGLNLPFLEHLRSANIFLTEKMIPLVFPPYRISKTKDHMTLVNAVGIGGTTTLTCGNALRVDAGLKKIGIELDQEFSELHHEITISADHEHLWRGATRRLYEICAAEGLNPFPIPKAGHYRKCRNCGHCTLGCSYGVKWDASIFVSQAVKKGAVVIDHCVVKKIYIKNNRATGISTNHGLLTADLVIVAAGGFNTPVILENSGIKTDKTLFVDPVLCVAVEYTDALQNKEISMPFAVQMDGYIISPYFDQLSFFFNKKWRIPGKDILSLLIKLADTEKGTPKNKILTDKDRQKLDQGVNQCKKIFSKLGVNPDNAFLGTLNAGHPGGMLPLTPDEAGSFHNPRLPENVYVADASLFPSSLGNPPMLTIMALAKRISNIILMKH, encoded by the coding sequence ATGAAAAAGGTCATTATTATTGGATCCGGCGCCGGCGGGGCTACGGTAGCAAAAGAGCTTCAGGGAAAATTTCAGGTCACTTTAATCGAGGCCGGCGGTTCTTTTAAACCTTTCGGCCTTAACCTTCCTTTTCTGGAACACCTCAGAAGCGCGAATATTTTTCTTACAGAAAAAATGATTCCGCTGGTATTTCCACCATACCGGATCTCTAAAACGAAAGATCATATGACACTGGTCAACGCGGTCGGCATCGGGGGAACGACCACTTTAACCTGCGGCAATGCTTTACGAGTTGATGCCGGTCTAAAGAAAATCGGCATCGAACTTGACCAGGAATTCTCAGAGCTTCATCATGAAATTACCATCTCCGCCGACCATGAGCATCTGTGGAGGGGTGCTACGCGAAGGCTCTACGAGATTTGCGCGGCAGAAGGTCTGAACCCCTTTCCCATCCCGAAAGCCGGTCATTACCGAAAATGTCGTAATTGCGGCCATTGCACCCTGGGTTGCAGTTATGGCGTAAAATGGGATGCTTCGATATTTGTCTCCCAAGCTGTGAAGAAAGGCGCGGTGGTTATTGATCATTGCGTGGTAAAAAAAATATATATTAAAAATAATAGGGCAACAGGTATTTCTACCAACCATGGTCTCTTGACTGCCGATCTGGTCATTGTCGCTGCTGGGGGATTCAATACTCCCGTCATTCTTGAAAATTCAGGGATTAAGACTGATAAAACACTCTTTGTTGATCCTGTTCTTTGTGTGGCCGTAGAATATACAGACGCCCTACAAAACAAGGAAATATCCATGCCTTTTGCCGTGCAGATGGACGGATACATCATTTCTCCCTATTTTGACCAGCTTAGTTTTTTCTTCAATAAAAAATGGAGAATACCCGGAAAAGATATTCTCAGCCTCCTGATTAAGCTCGCCGATACGGAAAAGGGCACCCCTAAAAACAAGATATTAACCGATAAAGACAGACAAAAACTTGACCAGGGTGTAAATCAATGCAAAAAAATATTTTCAAAACTTGGGGTAAACCCGGATAATGCCTTTCTCGGGACACTCAATGCGGGTCATCCGGGAGGTATGCTGCCTTTGACGCCAGATGAAGCCGGCTCATTTCACAATCCGCGTTTGCCAGAAAACGTCTATGTGGCAGACGCATCTCTTTTTCCTTCCTCGCTGGGGAATCCTCCTATGCTAACCATTATGGCTTTAGCTAAAAGAATCAGCAACATCATTTTGATGAAACATTAA
- a CDS encoding HAD family phosphatase, whose amino-acid sequence MSGRCDVILKWGILMKNIKTIVYDYGGVISKKQNKKLVYKMCNILNIPEQQFFSFYGQERKDYDSALIDAKTYWMKTIKLIGGQIKSKDIDRLIEFDAKSWLDINKETIEYIKSIQGKIKLALLSNMTFDVLEKIKTLYWIHYFDSKIFSCEEKVAKPDEKIYEVCLKKVKIEPQHILFIDDSEVNLIAAQRMGINILKFTDCENMKNIIENEYVWEKIERK is encoded by the coding sequence ATGAGCGGAAGGTGTGACGTTATTCTAAAATGGGGGATTTTAATGAAAAATATTAAGACTATCGTTTATGACTATGGTGGAGTAATTAGCAAAAAGCAAAATAAGAAACTTGTCTATAAAATGTGTAACATATTAAATATTCCGGAACAGCAATTTTTTTCATTTTATGGACAAGAAAGAAAGGATTATGATTCAGCTCTTATTGATGCAAAAACATACTGGATGAAAACTATTAAATTAATAGGTGGACAAATCAAATCAAAGGATATTGATAGATTAATTGAATTTGATGCAAAGAGCTGGTTGGATATAAATAAAGAAACGATAGAATATATTAAATCTATTCAAGGTAAAATAAAATTAGCTTTGTTATCAAATATGACATTTGATGTTCTTGAAAAAATAAAGACCTTATATTGGATTCACTATTTTGATTCAAAAATATTTTCTTGTGAAGAAAAAGTCGCTAAACCGGATGAGAAAATATATGAAGTTTGCCTAAAAAAAGTGAAGATAGAACCTCAACACATTTTATTCATTGATGACTCTGAAGTAAATCTTATTGCTGCTCAAAGAATGGGAATCAATATTTTAAAATTCACAGATTGTGAGAATATGAAAAACATAATAGAGAATGAATACGTTTGGGAGAAAATAGAAAGAAAATAG